Proteins found in one Mycoplasmopsis citelli genomic segment:
- a CDS encoding ATP-binding protein, whose product MKKANVINLIKYYSEKNDWAFRNEAYQIASEFDKIGDYQLAEYVMSLLSGQNTFVPQINEKYSSFVKKVSVNTDPLPIPDAINNDILGIINVAAKQIAINKFLFQGPPGTGKTESAKQIARILKRDLFIVDFTTLIDSKLGQTGKNIAQLFYEINSLNAPEKAVILFDEIDALALDRTHSDDHREMGRATTTVLNGLDNLNEKIVLIATTNLYKHFEKALIRRFDYVIDFSRYTREDLIEISEIILNSYLSKFKTANRNMRLFKKIISLMKDIPLPGELKNLIKTSLAFSSPSDGDDYFRRIYKIACNEDINDLKTLQKQGFTLREIEILTGVSKSKASRDLKE is encoded by the coding sequence ATGAAAAAAGCTAACGTTATTAATTTAATAAAGTATTATAGTGAAAAAAATGATTGAGCTTTCAGAAATGAAGCTTATCAAATCGCAAGTGAATTTGACAAAATAGGAGATTATCAATTAGCCGAATATGTTATGTCTTTGCTCTCTGGACAAAACACTTTTGTTCCACAAATAAATGAAAAATACTCAAGTTTTGTTAAAAAAGTTTCTGTGAATACTGATCCATTACCTATTCCTGATGCTATAAATAATGATATTTTAGGAATAATTAATGTAGCCGCAAAACAAATAGCAATAAACAAATTTTTATTTCAAGGTCCTCCTGGAACAGGAAAAACAGAAAGCGCAAAACAAATAGCAAGAATACTAAAAAGAGATCTGTTTATTGTTGATTTTACAACTTTAATTGATAGTAAATTAGGGCAAACAGGAAAAAATATTGCTCAATTATTTTATGAAATTAATAGCTTAAACGCTCCTGAAAAAGCAGTAATTTTATTTGACGAAATTGATGCTTTAGCTTTAGATCGGACACATTCTGATGACCATAGAGAAATGGGAAGAGCAACTACAACTGTTTTAAATGGACTAGATAATTTAAATGAAAAAATTGTACTAATTGCCACAACTAATCTTTATAAACATTTTGAGAAAGCTTTAATAAGAAGATTTGATTATGTAATTGATTTTAGTAGATATACCCGTGAAGACTTAATTGAAATATCAGAAATTATTTTAAATAGCTATTTATCAAAATTCAAAACCGCTAATCGAAATATGCGTTTATTTAAAAAAATAATCTCCTTAATGAAAGATATACCTCTTCCAGGTGAATTAAAAAATTTAATAAAAACATCCTTAGCATTTAGTTCACCAAGTGATGGTGATGATTATTTTAGAAGAATATATAAAATTGCATGTAATGAGGATATAAACGATCTTAAAACATTACAAAAACAAGGTTTTACTTTAAGAGAAATAGAAATACTTACAGGGGTTTCAAAAAGTAAAGCATCCAGAGATTTGAAGGAGTAA
- a CDS encoding PP2C family protein-serine/threonine phosphatase, producing the protein MIIASKSIKGNYRSKNDDRIGVFENEWATLAILCDGIGGYSGGDIAANIVVSEFGINFQKEFKFTEFTQIEQWVDKTVFKCRSLIKKAALQNKITQNMGTTLTGAIILPTQQKALLFNSGDSRVYILTKNKNLIQATKDNNVENKLIEEGHSIEVAKKNPLASYLTSAVGLNIKTTIHFEEIESEIYQKIAKFLITSDGVHSFLYLMELQHILNMELTPNEQIDELLERATLAESTDNISAIIIDMEHKDEK; encoded by the coding sequence ATGATTATAGCAAGTAAATCAATTAAAGGAAACTATCGCTCAAAAAATGATGATCGAATAGGGGTTTTTGAAAACGAATGAGCTACTTTAGCAATTTTATGCGATGGAATTGGCGGCTATTCAGGGGGAGATATTGCAGCTAATATTGTTGTTTCTGAGTTCGGAATTAATTTCCAAAAAGAATTTAAATTCACCGAATTTACACAAATTGAGCAATGAGTAGACAAAACCGTATTCAAATGTCGAAGTTTAATTAAAAAGGCTGCATTACAAAACAAAATTACTCAAAACATGGGAACTACCTTAACTGGAGCCATTATTTTACCAACTCAACAAAAAGCACTTTTATTTAATTCTGGAGATTCAAGAGTTTATATTTTAACTAAAAATAAAAACTTAATTCAAGCAACAAAAGATAATAATGTTGAAAATAAGCTTATTGAAGAAGGACATAGCATTGAAGTTGCTAAGAAAAATCCGCTTGCTTCATACTTAACATCTGCAGTAGGATTAAATATTAAAACCACAATTCATTTTGAAGAAATTGAAAGTGAAATTTATCAAAAAATTGCTAAATTTCTTATTACTAGTGATGGAGTGCATAGTTTTTTATACTTAATGGAGCTTCAACATATTTTAAATATGGAGCTTACCCCAAATGAGCAAATTGATGAACTTTTAGAGCGGGCTACTCTAGCTGAATCTACCGATAATATAAGTGCAATTATTATCGATATGGAGCATAAAGATGAAAAATAA
- a CDS encoding pseudouridine synthase family protein, giving the protein MFLRFNKPSNVFCNAQVRKLGQKLNTKKIGHTGTLDPLASGLLIIATHQDTKLLEYISHTTKTYIAQCQFFYESNSLDNYNNTPQFSGKKEFTKEQLQEAIKYVSAQSEQIPPKLSAKKINGIRAHQLLRENIDFEVKPQKIQIHYLKLLNFDEQNYIAEFEMKISSGGYVRSILRDIAFFLDTTCVMTKLKRIKIGEISLENLPENEYDEIDFQKLINFPTFEINFHQEQKLKNGNEFEILKENGQYLVVKNSQIISVGEVKNNKYYPKKVLLERI; this is encoded by the coding sequence ATGTTTTTAAGATTTAATAAGCCTTCTAATGTTTTTTGCAATGCACAGGTACGCAAACTTGGCCAAAAATTAAATACTAAAAAAATTGGGCATACTGGAACTCTTGATCCGCTTGCAAGTGGATTGTTAATTATCGCCACTCATCAAGATACTAAACTACTTGAATATATTTCTCACACTACTAAAACATATATTGCACAATGTCAGTTTTTTTATGAAAGTAATTCGCTGGATAATTATAATAATACTCCACAATTTAGTGGAAAAAAGGAATTTACAAAAGAGCAATTACAAGAAGCTATTAAGTACGTTTCTGCTCAGAGTGAACAAATTCCACCTAAATTAAGTGCAAAAAAAATTAATGGAATAAGAGCTCATCAACTGCTTCGAGAAAATATTGATTTTGAAGTTAAACCACAAAAAATTCAAATTCATTATTTAAAATTACTTAATTTTGATGAGCAAAATTACATTGCTGAATTTGAAATGAAAATTTCTTCAGGCGGATATGTACGTTCAATTTTACGCGATATTGCATTCTTTTTAGACACTACTTGTGTAATGACTAAACTAAAACGCATAAAAATTGGAGAAATTAGTTTAGAAAACTTACCAGAAAATGAGTATGACGAAATAGATTTTCAAAAGTTAATCAACTTTCCAACTTTTGAAATAAATTTTCACCAAGAACAAAAACTCAAAAACGGAAATGAATTTGAAATTTTAAAAGAAAATGGGCAATATTTAGTTGTTAAAAACTCTCAAATTATTTCAGTTGGTGAAGTTAAAAACAACAAATACTACCCTAAAAAAGTATTATTAGAAAGGATATAA
- a CDS encoding serine/threonine-protein kinase yields MKNKYILESSKVHQKYQIEKLIGSGGMGSVFLVHPKNNPNQKFALKYYKNAMQTNNALRFKSEAHLLDKISSKFIPKFEEFYEDEAEMFYVMEYIQGETLSNLLAKKGRLDTRRAINYMKQINEGIGELHVFNIIHRDIKSQNIIVTKNQEIKIVDLGISLTPNSQRITKTSTVVCSPYYAAPEINSKITKAVDIYALGIVFFEMLTGKYPFKGKDEYETIKMHKEKTFPNIREFIDVPWSIHNIIAKAVAKDPKKRYENVWQFNKDLSKALTPEGKAEKPLNIKTLQVQKSKDLFFASNKFLLFGLIFVLLVIINVLILMFVGVK; encoded by the coding sequence ATGAAAAATAAATATATTTTAGAAAGTTCAAAAGTTCATCAAAAATATCAAATTGAAAAACTCATTGGCTCAGGCGGAATGGGTTCGGTTTTTTTGGTCCATCCAAAAAATAATCCAAATCAAAAATTTGCCTTAAAATATTATAAAAACGCAATGCAAACAAATAATGCCCTTCGATTTAAATCTGAAGCTCATTTACTTGATAAAATAAGTAGCAAATTTATTCCTAAATTTGAAGAATTTTACGAAGATGAAGCAGAAATGTTTTATGTAATGGAATACATTCAAGGAGAAACACTAAGCAATTTACTAGCTAAAAAAGGTCGTCTAGATACCCGTAGAGCTATTAATTATATGAAGCAAATTAACGAAGGTATTGGAGAATTACATGTTTTTAATATCATCCATCGAGATATTAAAAGTCAAAATATCATTGTAACGAAAAATCAAGAAATTAAAATTGTTGATTTAGGAATTTCATTAACTCCTAATTCTCAAAGAATCACAAAAACTAGTACAGTTGTCTGTTCGCCTTATTATGCAGCTCCTGAAATTAATTCTAAAATTACTAAAGCCGTTGATATTTATGCTCTAGGAATAGTCTTTTTTGAAATGCTAACTGGAAAATATCCTTTTAAAGGAAAAGATGAATACGAAACAATTAAAATGCACAAAGAAAAAACTTTCCCTAACATTCGTGAATTTATTGATGTCCCATGATCAATTCATAATATTATTGCAAAAGCAGTAGCTAAAGACCCTAAAAAACGTTATGAAAACGTTTGGCAATTTAATAAGGATTTAAGTAAAGCACTAACTCCAGAAGGAAAAGCAGAAAAACCTTTAAATATTAAAACATTACAGGTTCAAAAAAGTAAAGATTTATTTTTTGCTTCAAATAAATTTTTACTTTTTGGTCTGATTTTTGTGCTTTTAGTAATTATCAATGTTTTAATTTTAATGTTTGTCGGTGTAAAATAG
- a CDS encoding ribulose-phosphate 3-epimerase yields MKKYVTPSLLNVPENQRLSMAKTLIEQGIKWIHYDIMDGEFVPNNAIEVSEIINIDKNAPKHFKDAHLMVTDPYLYANLLSDYVDLITFHYEAIVDDTDEFLNYLIENKDQLKIGLAIKPNTPVESIKEFLPHLALVLVMSVEPGKGGQTFISGSVNKIRELKNIRAAKAYQYLIQVDGGINDQTGPLCFKAGADACVAGTYLVFEPTKERINTILGRKYQN; encoded by the coding sequence ATGAAAAAATATGTAACTCCCAGTCTACTAAATGTACCAGAAAATCAGCGTTTAAGTATGGCAAAAACTTTAATTGAGCAAGGAATAAAATGAATTCATTATGATATTATGGATGGTGAATTTGTTCCAAATAATGCTATTGAAGTTAGTGAAATTATTAACATTGATAAAAATGCTCCTAAGCATTTTAAAGATGCTCATTTAATGGTCACTGATCCATATTTATATGCTAATTTACTTAGTGATTATGTCGATTTAATTACTTTTCATTATGAAGCAATAGTTGATGATACTGATGAGTTTTTAAATTATTTAATCGAAAACAAAGATCAATTAAAAATTGGGCTTGCAATTAAACCTAATACTCCTGTAGAAAGTATTAAGGAATTTTTGCCACATTTAGCTCTAGTTTTAGTTATGTCTGTTGAACCTGGTAAGGGAGGACAAACATTTATTTCTGGATCTGTAAATAAAATCAGAGAACTTAAAAATATTCGTGCAGCTAAAGCTTATCAATATTTAATTCAAGTTGATGGTGGGATAAATGATCAAACCGGACCGCTTTGCTTTAAAGCAGGAGCTGATGCTTGCGTAGCTGGAACTTATTTAGTTTTTGAGCCTACAAAAGAAAGAATTAACACAATTTTAGGTCGTAAATATCAAAATTAG
- the rsgA gene encoding ribosome small subunit-dependent GTPase A — translation MQGKIFSIIGGIYTVKLANGALIKIPGAGKLRYLNLTPLVGDNIIVENDQVSQILPRKNEFIRPKVANIDQMILLMSFKEPQFSSFLLDKYLSIVENKKINPILFFTKADLEIDINIFQKYQNMGYLCYLINNNNPTYINEVKSIFKDKYSVFMGQTGVGKTTTINKLSNNNYQTQAISKALGRGKHTTRAIHITEFNNGYLVDTPGFSSLDLDMDKYQLARSFKEFDILAQRCKFRSCLHINEATEMCAIKQAINTAKIPQFRYDNYLKLQSQLTEKEK, via the coding sequence ATGCAAGGAAAAATTTTTAGTATTATAGGCGGAATTTACACTGTTAAATTAGCTAATGGGGCATTAATTAAAATTCCAGGAGCTGGTAAATTAAGGTATTTAAATTTAACTCCTTTAGTTGGAGATAATATCATTGTGGAAAATGATCAAGTATCACAAATTTTGCCTCGTAAAAATGAGTTTATCCGTCCAAAAGTAGCTAATATTGACCAAATGATCTTACTAATGTCTTTTAAGGAACCACAATTTAGTAGTTTTTTACTTGATAAATATTTAAGCATTGTGGAAAATAAAAAAATCAATCCAATTTTGTTTTTTACTAAAGCTGATTTAGAAATTGATATTAATATTTTTCAAAAATATCAAAATATGGGCTATTTATGTTATTTAATTAATAATAACAATCCAACTTATATTAATGAAGTAAAATCAATTTTCAAAGACAAATACTCAGTATTTATGGGACAAACAGGTGTTGGAAAAACTACTACCATTAACAAATTAAGTAATAATAATTATCAAACTCAAGCGATATCAAAAGCACTCGGAAGAGGGAAACATACTACTAGAGCAATTCATATTACTGAATTTAACAATGGTTATTTAGTTGATACTCCGGGTTTTTCATCGCTAGATTTAGATATGGATAAATATCAATTGGCCCGTAGTTTCAAGGAATTTGATATTTTAGCTCAAAGGTGTAAGTTTCGCTCATGTTTACATATTAATGAAGCTACTGAGATGTGTGCCATTAAACAAGCAATAAATACAGCAAAAATCCCTCAGTTTCGATATGATAATTATTTAAAATTACAATCCCAACTTACAGAAAAGGAAAAATAA
- the gmk gene encoding guanylate kinase translates to MAQKGKPIIIFTGPSGVGKGTVERLLFDFEELNLYLSCSATTRKPREGEINGIHYHFISVDDFRHKIKSRKFIEFSYHFNNYYGTLYSELDKIHAKNRVPMLEIETRGAKQVIEKLLKNNEHNYNLITIFLAPPSVEELKKRIINRGTETSEVIKARLQKASEELNEANIFKYTIINDIPERAAEEIRNILHKELGINDYSK, encoded by the coding sequence ATGGCACAAAAAGGTAAACCAATTATCATTTTTACAGGACCTAGTGGAGTTGGAAAAGGAACAGTAGAAAGATTGCTTTTTGATTTTGAGGAATTAAATTTATATCTTTCGTGTTCTGCAACTACCCGCAAACCTCGAGAAGGTGAAATTAATGGGATTCACTATCATTTTATTAGCGTAGATGATTTTAGACATAAAATCAAATCACGCAAGTTTATTGAATTCTCATATCATTTTAACAACTATTATGGAACACTGTACTCTGAACTTGATAAAATCCATGCAAAAAACCGTGTGCCTATGCTTGAAATTGAAACTCGTGGAGCAAAACAAGTTATTGAAAAATTGTTAAAAAATAATGAGCATAATTACAATCTCATTACCATTTTTTTAGCTCCCCCTTCAGTTGAAGAACTCAAAAAACGCATTATTAATCGAGGAACTGAAACTAGCGAAGTTATCAAAGCTCGTTTACAAAAAGCTAGCGAAGAACTCAATGAAGCAAATATTTTTAAATACACAATTATTAACGACATTCCGGAGCGAGCCGCAGAAGAAATTCGTAACATTTTACATAAAGAATTAGGAATTAATGATTATAGCAAGTAA